The Porphyromonas sp. oral taxon 275 DNA window CCTGGCCTACGTCTTCCTCTCCTTCGTCTCCCTTGACCTGCCGGGCAAGGAAGCCCTTGCGGACATGTCGGAGGCCGCCAAGGAGGGCATGCGCCTGACGCCTATGGTGATGATCGGGCTGTACTTCATCCTCACCGTGGCCGAGCTCTTCATCTCGCCCCTTGGGCTCTCCTTCGTATCCAAGGTAGCACCTCCCCACATGCAGGGGCTGATGCAGGGCTGCTGGCTCGCTGCTACGGCGATCGGGAACTCCCTGCTCTTCATCGGTGGGATCCTCTACACCTCGCTACCCCTCTGGGCCTGCTGGCTCTTCTTCGTGGTGGCCTGCGCCATCTCGATGTTCCTGATGCTCGCCATGCTCAAGTGGCTGGAGCGCATCGCTAAGTAAGCCCACGAGCACCGAGCACATGCACCTCGAGCCGCCGCAGCACGACACGTACTCCCCCCCCCTGGAGACGTGCTGTGCTGCGGCGCTCTATATATATCCTCATCGGCAAGGACTGGCTACCGAATAGCTTAGCCTCTCGCCCCGCTAGCGGCCCTGGCGCTAGCCTGTCACTTAAACACCTATGACCCTAGACATCACCGAGCTCAAGCAGCGCGTCCTCGACGGCGGCAGCCTGAGCCCCGAGGAGGGCTATGCCCTACTCACCCACCCCGACAAGGAGGCCCTCTACGAGGCTGCCCACGAGCTGACCGAGCACTTCCTCGGCAAGGCCTTCGATACCTGCTCCATCATCAATGCCAAGAGTGGCAACTGTCCCGAGGACTGCAAGTGGTGCGCCCAGAGTGGGCACTACGCCACGGGAGCCGAGCGCTACGCTCTGGTCAGCCCCAGCGCCTGCGTGGCACAGGCAGCCTACAATCACAAGCAGGGCATAGGGCGCTTCTCCCTCGTGGCGAGCGGACGACGCCAGACGGACAGCGAGATCAAGCAGATCGCCATCAGCTACCGCGCCATCAAGCGCGCCGTACCCGAGATGAAGTGCTGTGCCTCGCTCGGGCTGCTGAAGGAGCACCAGCTGCAGGAGCTCTTCGAGAGCGGCGTGACCACCTACCACTGCAATATGGAGACCGCCCCCAGCTACTTCGCTCAGCTCTGCACGACACA harbors:
- the bioB gene encoding biotin synthase BioB, with protein sequence MTLDITELKQRVLDGGSLSPEEGYALLTHPDKEALYEAAHELTEHFLGKAFDTCSIINAKSGNCPEDCKWCAQSGHYATGAERYALVSPSACVAQAAYNHKQGIGRFSLVASGRRQTDSEIKQIAISYRAIKRAVPEMKCCASLGLLKEHQLQELFESGVTTYHCNMETAPSYFAQLCTTHTQQDKADTLAAARRVGMRICCGGILGMGETLEQRVELAFYLRSLGSESIPVNILQPIEGTPLGKASPLTPDEILSAIALFRFVNPKAFLRFSGGRAQLSPELQRRAIYVGINSAITGDLLTTIGQQARQDMAMIEECGKENCAQDWEVSYDY